DNA sequence from the Bacteroidota bacterium genome:
ACAGAGGCTGAACTTCCACTTACCGAAAGTTTAAAAGACACCATTGACAGGCTAACACCCTACTGGGAAGAAGTTATTACCAAAGATATCAAAGAAGGCAAAGCACTACTCATTGCCGCTCATGGAAATAGCCTGAGAGCCATTGTTAAGATTCTTGACAAAATGAGTGATAACGATATTATGAACCTTAATATTCCAACAGGAATTCCTTTGGTTTATGAACTGGATGACGAGCTAAATCCAATCAAACATTACTATCTGGGAGATGCGGATGAAATTGAAAAAGCAATTTCCTCAGTAAAAAGTCAAACTAAAAAGTAGTTTTGTCGCTTCAATTATTATTAATAACAACAAGTTTACTGGTTGTTGTTCGATCCCCTATCTGAATTTGGTAAAAATAAGTACCATTCCGTAGTTCTGAACAATTATGGTTTTTGTAATAATCTCCTGCTTCTAAAATTTCATTCAATACAACATCAATCATTTTCCCAGATATATCCAAAATACGAATCTGCACTTTTTCCTTTGCCTCTAAACTAAATGCAATAGTTGCCTGATGACTGGCAGGATTCGGATAAATAAGAGGATAGTCTTGTAAACCTGCAAGTACTGGATCATTAAGAAGCAGAATACTATATCTCAAATTAATCCACTTTGTATTTTCAGCATCAACATAAACACTCATTACTTGATCTTCTGACAAGGGAGAGTTGAGGCTGTTGAAATATTTCCATTGGCCTAAATTGTCATATTTGATCAAACCTTTATTGGTAGCAATCCACAAGTCACCATTTCTATCTGAAATCATATCATTGATCCAATCGAATTCTAATCCTGAATATCTGGGATCATACTGACTCCATGAATTGCCATCATATGTTGAAAGTATGCCATCGGTATTTGCAATCAGAATCAACTTACTCTGCTTGTCGTATTTGACCAGCTGAATATTATTACTGGGAAAATCAGAATTATCAGTTGTGAGTAGCAACCAATTGTTACCATCAAAAAAACCTAAGCCATCAGGGCTTGCAGCCCATACGAAACCTTCAACATCAGTTGCAAGAGATCTTACATAGGGTTCAAATAAATGATTATTTTTGCTATAAAATGTCCAGTAAAAGTCATTATACCTTGCCAAACAAAAGCCATTTCCAAACGAATTAAAACTAAACCATTTGTTATTGAATTTATCAACAGCAATGTCTATTACCAAATGATAATCTTTGCCCATATCACGAACATTATGACGAATCCAATTAGTACCATCAAACTCATAAGGCCCCACTAATAGGCTTCCTCCTAACCGATAGGTCGCGCACCAAATGCGACCAGACAAATCTGTTGTTATGTGATTAATCCCATAAATATTATAAACCTCTTCACTTAAATTTGTCAAGCCATTATTTACCCAACCATAAATAGATCCTTCTGTAGCTATTGTTATTTCACCATTGATTTCAGTTATTTGATTTATCGGTGAATCAAATTTGCCATATTGAGATGTTTCATGATTTTTCCAACTTTCGTTTGCAAATGAAAGTAATCCTTTTGAAGTCCCCAGCCACATAACATCATCTTCATCAAAATCAATTGTATTTACTTCACATATGATTGGTAAATTCACTCCAATTAGCGTATCATTTTTAAAGCTATATAATCCTTTGGTTGTTCCTATCCAGAAAACACCATCCTGATCGCAATACATCGAATTGATATAGGCCTCATAATTGATCTGGTATTTTTTCAACACAGAACCTTGCAGTAAAACAAAACCACTCTCGTAATCTAATTTATACGATGCCCAAACTTTATTGTCATTATCAATTAATAATTTGAAATTAAGAAAACCCGGCAAATTGGAATTTGAACTGGTATAATAGGTCATGCTGTCTTTAGTATCGATGCTGACAATACCTCCAAGTCCGGCAAGCCAAACCATTCCATTTTGATCAGATTTAATATCTGACACACCATACAGGGGTAATTCCTTTTTGTTGTGATCAAATGACTTCCAATTTTTATTATCGTATTTGATCAGGATATTAGTTCCACCTAGCCATAAATTTCCTTGCTTATCAATATGAGAAACATATAATTCATCAGCAGGAATCTCGGAGCTTTGCGATTGATATATTTCCCATACACCATTGTCAATCCGAACACTTCCGCTAGAAGTACAAATCCAGACTATTCCCATGCTACTTTCATCAATTGACGTAATTGTATTCGATGGTAATTTTGAATTTACTTTATTATAATAGGTAGTTTGATTAGTCTGTTTGTTTATAACGATCAATCCACCATTTTTTGTACCAATCCAAATATTATGCTGAATTGCTTTGATGGTTGATACTTGCTGCCCACTCAGTATGCCTTGCCAACTCTCCTGTGCATGCAAAGAAGTATGAACTAATAAAAGTATGGAAATAAGGAAAAGAGTTTTTTTCATTTTGTTTTTTTATCAAATATACATGAATTTTGCATTTTTATTTTGAACAAAATTTATGTTTTTTACAGGAGAAATTTAAATGCTTTTTAACAAACACCACATACGATTTTGAGGCTGGGTGAGATTTGACAACTTTTAAAAAGTTGGCAAATCTGAGGTAAACCAAACTACTACTTTTTGATATTTTCTTTCTATAATAATCAATTGCTTGATTAGGTGTAAATAAATTTCTTAAAATCAAAATGTATTTCTGTGTAAATCCTATCTTCGAATGAAAGTTATCTCATGAATATCGCAAATCAATATTTCGAAGGAATCTGGCTGGACAATAACAAAAAAGTCTGGGTTATTGATCAGCGTCTGCTCCCTTTTGAATTTAAAACCATTGAACTCAAAAACCTTGAAGAAGCAGTCTTCGCAATCTCAGATATGATTGTCCGTGG
Encoded proteins:
- a CDS encoding T9SS type A sorting domain-containing protein; the encoded protein is MKKTLFLISILLLVHTSLHAQESWQGILSGQQVSTIKAIQHNIWIGTKNGGLIVINKQTNQTTYYNKVNSKLPSNTITSIDESSMGIVWICTSSGSVRIDNGVWEIYQSQSSEIPADELYVSHIDKQGNLWLGGTNILIKYDNKNWKSFDHNKKELPLYGVSDIKSDQNGMVWLAGLGGIVSIDTKDSMTYYTSSNSNLPGFLNFKLLIDNDNKVWASYKLDYESGFVLLQGSVLKKYQINYEAYINSMYCDQDGVFWIGTTKGLYSFKNDTLIGVNLPIICEVNTIDFDEDDVMWLGTSKGLLSFANESWKNHETSQYGKFDSPINQITEINGEITIATEGSIYGWVNNGLTNLSEEVYNIYGINHITTDLSGRIWCATYRLGGSLLVGPYEFDGTNWIRHNVRDMGKDYHLVIDIAVDKFNNKWFSFNSFGNGFCLARYNDFYWTFYSKNNHLFEPYVRSLATDVEGFVWAASPDGLGFFDGNNWLLLTTDNSDFPSNNIQLVKYDKQSKLILIANTDGILSTYDGNSWSQYDPRYSGLEFDWINDMISDRNGDLWIATNKGLIKYDNLGQWKYFNSLNSPLSEDQVMSVYVDAENTKWINLRYSILLLNDPVLAGLQDYPLIYPNPASHQATIAFSLEAKEKVQIRILDISGKMIDVVLNEILEAGDYYKNHNCSELRNGTYFYQIQIGDRTTTSKLVVINNN